One window from the genome of Streptomyces sp. NBC_00287 encodes:
- a CDS encoding putative leader peptide codes for MSGTGIALVSRRHVDLGRMSSAICPAR; via the coding sequence ATGTCTGGAACTGGAATTGCCTTGGTGAGTCGGCGGCACGTCGACCTCGGCCGCATGTCCAGCGCCATCTGTCCGGCGCGCTGA
- a CDS encoding GNAT family N-acetyltransferase — MPNIPVTTWSLEQTDPSDLLSAAAPEGDVRIVRSEVPSPEFSRFLYASVGGDIRWIDRLGWSYAQWQEHLGRPGVETWVAYDHGTPAGYVELSPQDDGVVEIEYFGLIPAFRGRRIGGHLLSYGAARAWDLADRWPGLPGTKRVWLHTCSLDGEHAMDNYQRRGFTLFDTKVEEQAEVATPGPWPGAYPV, encoded by the coding sequence ATGCCCAACATCCCCGTGACCACCTGGTCCCTGGAGCAGACGGACCCGTCCGACCTGCTGTCGGCCGCCGCCCCCGAGGGGGATGTGCGGATCGTCCGCTCCGAGGTCCCCTCCCCCGAGTTCAGCCGCTTCCTGTACGCCTCCGTCGGCGGCGACATCCGCTGGATCGACCGGCTGGGCTGGAGCTACGCCCAGTGGCAGGAGCACCTGGGCCGCCCCGGCGTGGAGACCTGGGTCGCCTACGACCACGGCACGCCCGCCGGGTATGTGGAGCTGAGCCCGCAGGACGACGGGGTCGTGGAGATCGAGTACTTCGGACTGATCCCCGCCTTCCGGGGCCGCCGCATCGGCGGCCATCTGCTCTCGTACGGCGCCGCCCGCGCCTGGGACCTCGCGGACCGCTGGCCCGGCCTGCCGGGGACCAAGCGGGTCTGGCTGCACACCTGCAGCCTGGACGGCGAGCACGCGATGGACAATTACCAGCGCCGGGGCTTCACGCTGTTCGACACCAAGGTCGAGGAGCAGGCGGAGGTGGCCACTCCGGGCCCGTGGCCGGGGGCATACCCCGTTTGA
- a CDS encoding GAF domain-containing protein — protein MALSPMDVTQLAAVDAARAARVLNDVRKATLSGQRAPVAPRPVIEQSWGRMLRSGVDPDHDFRSGLLTREEVQRRRETSALRHVLPVLREGLLSVADIAHHIMVVADEDGRVLWREGSAPVLRKADGLGFELGADWREDIVGTNGVGTPAVVRRPVQVFAAEHFVRTHATWTCAGAPITDPRDGRLIGVVDVSGPLETMHPATLAWVDTVAKLAEARLRELHLSSLERLRAVAAPVLSRLAGRALVVDRDGWCAAVTGMPYTNRIALPKSLAAGRRWLPPLGLCAVEPLAGGWLLRPADEPVPRGDTRIVLDLSQPRRWSMTVTSAAGTWSHELSPRHAELLYLLALYRDGLSAAGLAEEMFGDAARTVTVRAEMSRVRRYLGGLLEHRPYRFCEDVEVELLLPEDPRDLLPHSTAPGVADGRTV, from the coding sequence GTGGCGCTGTCACCGATGGACGTGACGCAGCTGGCCGCCGTCGACGCGGCGCGCGCCGCGCGGGTGCTGAACGACGTGCGCAAGGCCACGCTCTCCGGACAGCGCGCGCCCGTCGCGCCGCGGCCGGTGATCGAGCAGTCCTGGGGCCGGATGCTGCGCAGCGGGGTCGATCCCGACCATGACTTCCGGTCCGGGCTGCTGACCCGCGAGGAGGTGCAGCGGCGCCGGGAGACCAGTGCGCTGCGGCATGTGCTGCCGGTGCTGCGCGAGGGCCTGCTGTCGGTTGCGGACATCGCCCACCACATCATGGTCGTCGCCGACGAGGACGGCCGGGTGCTGTGGCGGGAGGGCAGCGCACCGGTGCTGCGCAAGGCCGACGGGCTCGGCTTCGAACTCGGCGCGGACTGGCGGGAGGACATCGTCGGCACCAACGGCGTGGGCACCCCGGCCGTCGTGCGTCGGCCGGTGCAGGTCTTCGCCGCCGAGCACTTCGTGCGCACACACGCCACCTGGACCTGCGCCGGCGCCCCCATCACGGATCCGCGGGACGGCCGGCTGATCGGCGTGGTGGACGTCAGCGGACCGCTGGAGACGATGCATCCGGCCACCCTGGCCTGGGTGGACACGGTCGCCAAGCTCGCCGAGGCGCGGCTGCGGGAGTTGCATCTGAGCTCGCTGGAGCGGCTGCGCGCGGTGGCGGCGCCGGTGCTGTCCCGGCTCGCCGGGCGGGCGCTGGTGGTGGACCGGGACGGCTGGTGCGCGGCGGTGACGGGGATGCCGTACACGAACCGGATCGCATTGCCCAAGTCGCTTGCGGCGGGCCGTCGGTGGCTGCCGCCGCTCGGGCTGTGCGCGGTGGAGCCGCTGGCGGGCGGCTGGCTGCTCAGGCCCGCCGACGAGCCGGTGCCGCGCGGGGACACCCGGATCGTGCTGGATCTGTCGCAGCCGCGCCGCTGGTCGATGACGGTGACCTCAGCGGCGGGCACCTGGAGCCATGAACTGAGCCCCCGGCACGCCGAGTTGCTCTATCTGCTGGCCCTGTACCGGGACGGCCTGAGCGCGGCGGGCCTGGCCGAGGAGATGTTCGGCGACGCGGCCCGCACGGTGACGGTCCGGGCCGAGATGTCACGGGTACGGCGCTATCTGGGAGGTTTGCTGGAACACCGGCCGTATCGTTTCTGCGAAGACGTGGAGGTCGAGCTGCTGCTCCCCGAGGACCCGCGTGACCTGTTGCCGCACTCCACGGCGCCGGGGGTGGCCGACGGCCGTACGGTCTGA
- a CDS encoding acyl-CoA dehydrogenase family protein, whose product MDGTTHTVTNQPPPLVGYDVYTADRALTSAVERHLDPELLDEARDELSALGRSVGAPQLQEWAVQANEHPPRLRTHDRYGNRVDEVDFHPAWHRLLGKGVAAGLTSAWNRPGGHVRRAAGFLVWTQVEAGSGCPLSMTHAAVPALRTDPDLAAEWEPRLTSMVYERELRPARQKAGALFGMAMTEKQGGSDVRANTTAARPLPDGESYELTGHKWFCSAPMSDGFLVLAQAPGGLTCFLVPRVLDDGTRNAFHLQRLKDKLGNRSNASAEVEFAGTWARRVGDEGRGVRTIIEMVAATRLDCVLGSAGLMRQAVAQAIHHCDHREAFGSRLIDKPLMRNVLADLALESEAATTLALRLAAAYDDGGEQEKALLRIAVPAAKYWVTKRCTPVTVEASECLGGNGYVEESGMPRLVRESPLNSIWEGAGNVQALDVLRALRREPDALNAYLQEIGRSRGADHRLDAAIKNLLTELADLEGVEGRARRLTERLALVLQGALLVRFAPPEVADAFCASRLGEDGGATFGTLPPTLNLASVVDRSRPQA is encoded by the coding sequence ATGGACGGCACTACCCACACCGTGACGAACCAGCCCCCGCCCCTCGTCGGGTACGACGTCTACACCGCCGACCGGGCATTGACGTCGGCGGTCGAACGGCACCTCGATCCGGAGCTGCTCGACGAGGCGCGCGACGAGCTGTCGGCGCTGGGGCGCTCGGTAGGCGCGCCGCAGCTCCAGGAGTGGGCGGTGCAGGCCAATGAGCATCCGCCGCGGCTGCGCACCCACGATCGCTACGGCAACCGCGTCGACGAGGTCGACTTCCATCCGGCCTGGCACCGGCTGCTCGGCAAGGGGGTGGCCGCAGGGCTGACCTCGGCCTGGAACCGGCCGGGCGGGCATGTGCGGCGGGCCGCCGGGTTCCTGGTGTGGACGCAGGTCGAGGCCGGCAGCGGCTGTCCGCTGTCGATGACCCACGCCGCCGTGCCCGCGCTGCGCACCGATCCGGACCTGGCCGCCGAGTGGGAGCCCCGGCTGACCTCCATGGTCTACGAGCGCGAGCTGCGGCCCGCCCGGCAGAAGGCCGGGGCGCTGTTCGGAATGGCCATGACGGAGAAGCAGGGCGGCAGCGACGTACGGGCGAACACGACGGCCGCGCGGCCGCTGCCCGACGGGGAGTCCTACGAACTCACCGGGCACAAGTGGTTCTGTTCGGCGCCGATGTCGGACGGGTTCCTGGTGCTCGCCCAGGCTCCGGGCGGTCTGACCTGCTTCCTGGTCCCCCGGGTCCTGGACGACGGCACCCGCAACGCCTTCCACCTCCAGCGGCTCAAGGACAAGCTGGGCAACCGGTCCAACGCCTCCGCGGAGGTCGAGTTCGCGGGGACCTGGGCGCGCCGGGTCGGTGACGAGGGCCGCGGGGTGCGGACCATCATCGAGATGGTGGCGGCGACCCGTCTCGACTGTGTGCTGGGCTCGGCGGGGCTGATGCGACAGGCGGTCGCCCAGGCGATCCACCACTGCGACCACCGCGAGGCCTTCGGCAGCAGGCTCATCGACAAGCCGCTGATGCGCAACGTCCTGGCCGACCTCGCCCTGGAGTCCGAAGCGGCGACCACCCTCGCCCTACGGCTCGCGGCGGCCTACGACGACGGCGGCGAGCAGGAGAAGGCGCTGCTGCGGATCGCGGTCCCCGCCGCCAAGTACTGGGTGACCAAACGCTGTACGCCGGTGACGGTCGAGGCGTCCGAGTGCCTCGGCGGCAACGGCTACGTAGAGGAGTCCGGAATGCCCCGCCTGGTACGGGAGTCACCGCTGAACTCCATCTGGGAGGGCGCAGGCAACGTCCAGGCCCTGGACGTCCTCCGGGCGCTGCGCCGAGAACCGGACGCCCTCAACGCCTACCTCCAGGAAATCGGCCGATCCCGAGGCGCCGACCACCGCCTGGACGCCGCGATCAAGAACCTTTTGACCGAACTGGCCGATTTGGAGGGGGTGGAGGGCCGGGCCAGGCGCCTGACGGAGCGGTTGGCGCTGGTGCTCCAGGGAGCGCTACTAGTACGTTTCGCGCCACCGGAGGTGGCAGACGCGTTCTGCGCGTCGCGCTTGGGCGAAGACGGAGGCGCGACGTTCGGCACACTGCCGCCCACACTGAACTTGGCCTCAGTGGTGGACCGGTCAAGGCCGCAGGCCTGA